A window of Streptomyces gilvosporeus contains these coding sequences:
- a CDS encoding TetR/AcrR family transcriptional regulator, with protein MAAQKKSRDADAPVLWERMERPAAAPRASLTPQKIAAVAVQVADAEGFAAVTMRRLATELGVAPMAAYRHVSGKDDLWALMVDQVTAELAVPDEVTGWRDILRAYALASRAMMLRHPWLAQLPTPHFVLTPNRMAVAERQLAALDGHGMDTDSMMAAFRAVNAYVHGATQSEVALHQYMEDNGWASGDETRRALAPQMTYLMETGRYPTYRRYALGAGRKDDAAWQFETGLDCVLDGIAVRINS; from the coding sequence GTGGCAGCCCAGAAGAAGAGCAGAGATGCGGATGCGCCCGTGCTGTGGGAGCGCATGGAGCGCCCCGCCGCCGCGCCCCGCGCCTCACTGACGCCGCAGAAGATCGCCGCTGTGGCGGTGCAGGTCGCCGACGCCGAGGGCTTCGCCGCCGTCACCATGCGCCGCCTCGCCACCGAGCTGGGCGTCGCACCCATGGCCGCGTACCGCCACGTCTCGGGCAAGGACGACCTGTGGGCGCTGATGGTCGACCAGGTCACGGCCGAACTCGCCGTCCCGGACGAGGTGACCGGCTGGCGCGACATCCTGCGCGCCTACGCACTGGCCAGTCGCGCCATGATGCTGCGGCATCCCTGGCTGGCCCAGCTGCCCACACCGCACTTCGTGCTGACGCCGAACCGGATGGCGGTCGCGGAACGCCAGCTTGCCGCACTCGACGGCCACGGCATGGACACCGACTCGATGATGGCCGCCTTCCGCGCGGTCAACGCCTACGTGCACGGCGCGACGCAGTCCGAGGTGGCGCTACACCAGTACATGGAGGACAACGGCTGGGCCAGCGGCGACGAAACACGCCGCGCGCTCGCACCCCAGATGACCTACCTGATGGAGACCGGCCGCTACCCCACCTACCGGCGCTACGCCCTCGGGGCCGGGCGCAAGGACGACGCGGCCTGGCAGTTCGAGACGGGACTCGACTGCGTACTCGACGGCATCGCAGTCAGGATCAACAGCTAA